The stretch of DNA tacttttgactttaattctgagtgatgagtatgttaatacttcagtcctttgtttctgtttatgtttcatatgtactgttaacggatgcacttttttatatgtatcctatcttgtgctgaccccgcccacctgtcacattttttaaagtcaatgtggaacCCCcctcgggcccaaaagtttgcccaactctgggttaaaactttatttaatcCCATAATCGTGAAATTTTCTTGTttgcagtagcaagcacagacacagaagacattgtagaactagctaaaaaaaactggagccacacccacaaaaatccacaaggactgagactgaggtttcCACagagtccctcagtagtctggaagTAAGTTTTAAAGACCATCCTCCTTAAGCTGTCCTATCACCTCATCATCAGCAGTAGTCGGAAAAATAAAAGGTCTTTTTGACGACGCCGTCAACGAGGTGGTAATTTGACGAGGAGGCGGTTTGGCATTTACGAGGGTGTTCAACAGGATTGGCCACATTTCGCAGACGGCTGTTTCCGGCAGCCTCGTTGGGAGGGTTTCATATTTcgtatattttgtatatttcgTGTCCAATCATcaatttttttgcccaaaacttaatgattaactttaaaaaaatacgtaACAAATCAGGTTTATCTCAAACGCTGGCGTCcattcaacaacaaaagcatgAATGAAAGCAGGTGGGAGGAATATTAAAGTCGGAACGTGCTGGTAATAAAATTAATATGTTTAGTTTTACTTCCATGATACGAAAGCTGGAGAAGGTAGTGatgaaaaattgatttattggATTAAAAAGTGGGCTTTGTTGTCATGCCAGATCCACGGCGAGCCTTTGAGACGGCGGCCAAGTGGAAAAAGCCAATCGTCTTTGCAGATAAAAACGCCAATATACCGTCACGTGATATTTACCAGATTCTGGAAAACTGATACGCAAGAGTTTATTTAGCTCCAGCTGATTTGTAACCATTTTGAAAGTGGGccaatatttttctgtatacTTCAATTAGCGGCTAAACCTAGCGGCTAATCTTGCTAGCTACTACTAAACCTCTCAGGATTGTCCAGATAGCATTTAGCAATGTCATTAATGctaaattaaagtaaaatgcatttgttgtatccgttattttatttcgaaaatgatttttttgcatgcttgttattcatttaattacaggaataatgtttgtataattttctttctgtttctcgcatctttcatacaaaaatgggattttttaaacGGTTAAgttggtcgttttttttaggaacggAATACGGGCTTTACACATAAAGTACTGATCTGATTACAAATTATTTAAGTTACGGAAAATAGTTCCGAAAGCGATTAAtttggtaagtagaggtaccactgtagattTTAAGTAATGActagcatcattttttgtttattttgaagaaCATTGATCGTAAACGagtcaaaaatgtatatatagtagtttaatctgagtttttttcctgaaaattcTAGATTATTAACCTCTATGCCTCCCCAACCAATATTTACATTCTTCTAAATCACTATCACCGCTAAAATAAAAACCATGCTAagctaacaacaacaaactgtcTCTTTGCTAATGAcgaaataatagttttttttccccatttgggaaaaaaatagcatgagTATCAAAAGCTTATAATGTCACATTCCTGCACTGCCAAAGCtaacaacacaaaacaaaagtcTCAGAGAGCCGATTATCCTGAAGCATTCTCAGACTTCTTAGTCGGTCGGCGTCGGTGGGCCGAAAGCGGTGACCGCGACATTTTGTTTACGTTCGCAAATGCGATAAGATGGCGAACTTTGTGCTTTTTCACGTGCGCTGGCTGGCTACCTGTCACTTACAACATTGTCAATAATACGTGCTTGTGGCCAAAACAACATCACTTCCATAAATATATCATAACGGAACTGACTTGGCAACTTTGATTACTTttactactttttttcattaatgacTAACTTATACACAAGTGTAGCGTAGTTATTAAAAGTCttgttttgttcaaaattgCTGACAAATGTAGTCAAAAGACAGAAATTCCAGGATTTACAGCCCATCTTTTCAATATTAATGCACTTATGTGCAaatataattgccatttttttttaatatgctcTCTATACAATTTCAAAATTGCTTGATAGAGgttttatttaacattaaagAGCGGAAATGTTCTGTAATCATCATGTCAGCATTGCCAAAATTGTTATAATAAAGTTATATATGTTATATACAGTTGTGTCATTTTAATTCAtaacaaaaaggggaaaaaaatcattgtttactttaggaatattttcatttcaatccatttaagTAAGAAAACACTGATAAATACAATGTGTAATACTGTATTATGAAATAAAGTAGTTTTTtggtcaatatttttcaatgatttgaATTCATAAAAATTACAGAAATGTAATAAAAGCTATATCCTTTAattatacattattattatattttttaaacgccATCCcctgtcaaaaaaatatttttactaaaTCCTCAGTCATCCTTCAACCATTATAATGTAAAAAAGTTAAATTGATGCCACAGATGAATTTGCAGCCCCGCCCcttttccaaaaatgttttgtttaattaaaaagtaattagttgaatgcaatttaaaaatgattaaatgcaaattagatAAAATCGGTCAGATTATTTGAATAATTCCTTCTCAATTTTGCATTTATCAACCACGGaatgatatatacatatatagacgtTTATAATAACTTAATTAGAACAGTATTATAAGTGcacaaacgttttttttttcttgcagctatttcaattttaaagggCATCATTTTTACTCATACAAAATATGCCACCTAACTTATTTGAATTTATTGACTAGTTGATATcccaaatgaaataaattgaatgaGTATCATTGTTCATGGCAAGCAAAGACTTAATAATGAAATTCCTCATTTGACTcaatttgcattaaaaataataatcattaatCACAAATCATCCATTcaattaaatcaacaaaaatatgcaatacAGTATTCCTTCCATTTTCtatcatttacaaaaaaatcaataaacacaATGTGACCATTTACAAATCAGACTAATTATCCCCTGTTCCATATTTTAGACACACCTAATGTTTATTGACATGCAAATGACATTCATgagaaaagacaacaacaacaacaaacaacataTTTAATGGAAAAAGTTACTCACTTTCCGCCGTGGTAGTCACGATGCAAGCTGCGGCCAAAACAAGAGCCAAAGTCCGGAGCCACATAACTGACTCGGGCTCGAGCACCATCCGCCACTCTGCTACAAGCCGTCCGAAAACTCCCCGAGTAATCCTCCTTGTGGcgcggggagggagggaggaaaagagaggaagggatggaggaggcggaGGTGGTCGTTAGGGGAGGGTATGTATAATTCTTCTTCAGGaaattgttttgcttttacGGTGCGAGCCAGCAAGTAAACAATGAATAAACGACATCCCGGAAGACTGGAGAGGGGGCAAACGAGTCCAACGTGTTCACGGTCCGTACTCCAAGCTAGCACTCaatgctaatgctaagctaatgCTAAAGCCAAGCCACCGTGGCAATCGGCTTTACGACCCCGGCCAAAGGGCCTCTCCCCTGGCAGCTAATGTTAGCCACCTGGAGCTTAGAAGCTAGCTGTCAAAAAGAAAGCCGAGCCCAGTCAGccaggccacacacacacacacattcaagtTGGCGTCACGTTTACTTCCACGCCACGCCACGCGTCCCCAACCAAACAGAACTGCTACAATCACatctatattatttttaactatttacAAATATCACCGATATTTCATGCAATCGTGCATCACTTAACCACAGTGAGTCCAGCTTGCGGGTGACACGCGTGTCTTTTTCCTCCGTGTCAATttgaccccaaaaaatcaagTCGTCCCTTAAATGAGAGtcaaatatggcaaaaaaaacaataaaaataaaacaaaagaatcCTTAAAGTACGTCTTTTCCACTCCAAACTCCGAATCTTGCTCCCAAGTGCTGAGATTGacgacttttttttcctgcacttcCACGCGACAGTAAAGTAAACTCCACGCTTGTTTGCGCTTTCACGTGAACGTCACACGCTGGCTGCTTGAAAATGGCAGACGGGCCATTATGGAGCAAAGTCCGACTGGTTCGGAGCTATTGTAGagccttttttaaatctattcttCCATAGACAAGAGGAGGTAGATAGTCTCCCagaacgtgtgtgtgtatgtggctgctgtctctttcccttttttcttcttgcagGCAGTAAACAAACACTGCCAAGGAAGGCAAATGGGTTAAAGGGGAAACGTGGACTGGATCAGAACTTTCCTGAAATGACACTTAAACCAACAAActaacttttttatttaatacacAAAGATGTTCAGTCTAATTTTACTCATTTGTatcatatttcaaataaagTGAATTGTTCTTCAAATAATATTTGGATCATTTGTACAGTAAATCGGCGATTCTTAATGTGGTAGACGTACATACCACCATTGGTACGCAGGCGCCCTCTGGTGGTGACTTTAAAAATCACGCAAACATTTATAGATAGAATACAAACATGAGACTTAGGAGGACCTTTAAGTCTTTATAGGTCAAGTTACTATTCATGgggtgatttgaaaaaaaaatgttagtaacAATTCttaatgattgtattttttaaataagataaGCAAATACAGTGTTAATAAAAGcccaattaaataaatacaaatcattGTATACATTATACTCCTTTATACCTAGAATTTGAATTTGTTTCTCCAAATTTCTACCAAAGTACTACACTGAAATCCCACGAGATTGTACTCAAGCGTAACACACGTCCTCCACTCATTGTTCTTCTTCCTGGTGCCGCTTTTCCTCACCGACAAGTACGCGCAATTTCCACGAAAAGCCTGACGTTTCCTGCCCAAACGCTTCCCAAACTTTTCGCCCTCGACCTCTACCCTAAATCAAAACGGATGGTTATATTATTATCTATATGTAAAATCTTGATTCGAATTTtagcataaaaacaaacaagtcgACCCAAATAATTTACTCTCACGGGCCAACATTGGCCCCTgcgccaccactttgacacccatagGCCTTAACCAAAGCATATTAGCATACCAACTTTTTCGtttaaaaagttacaaaaaatatttgtctacgtcATTCTATgggattttcccacaaaaaaagcatacgatgaaaatagtcacaaaaataaaataaaaaaaacctgattgaCCGCTAAGCCAATTAAAGAGATAGACACCAGGTtggaaaacataacaaaaacataacaGAAGAAGAGCTGAGATGTCTTTTTCCATCTCCTCCCTCCCCCGTGTGGGATCACGAAAAAGTCACCTTCCGGTTTGCGACAATACTTTTTTGGCCGTTTTCCCGGAGCTGACACGGAtggaaaaaccacaaaaaaaggattCAATTTAAGGGATGTTCATCGGTTGTAAAACGGCACGTAACGTTGATCTGAGCAACGATAGCAAGAAGAAGGAAAACTTGTTTCAATCTTACGCTATTGTCAATTTCTAATGTTGAAATACAATACTTTGACATTTTATGACATGTATACAgtaaggatttaaaaaatatatatatatagtttactCACCACAATTCAAATGCCAAATTTGTCACTGCCAGGCCTTCCAGGCAAAATAAACTGGAATAacaatgaattattattattaaaattatttcctTCAATAACTGTAAGTGtattttttctcatattttctttttttttagattatgtccaaaattaaacattgaaatcaattgaattgaccccccccccccccaaatcgaAACCACAAATACAATCCTATAACAaataggtgtcaaagtagcggcccgggggccaaatctggcccaccacattattttgtgtggccagggaaagtaaatcacgagtgccgactttcatttttaggatcaaattcaaataaaaagtatagatgtatattaaatttccttatgttactccttttaaatcaataatagtcattttttatcatttttttcattttttctttcaaaaatcattttgtaaaatcaaaaaatacatttaaaaaaagctcaaatacacattgtttcagatctataaaaaactgactatTCAGGGATTCTAATCcagtccttttaatccatttattttaaaaaatctaaatattatatctaaaatagtcaacgtaaaatcaagttgatttAAAGttacccgcgaaccaacccttgCTGACCCCCTAGCTTTCCATTCTTGTATATacacatccaatccaatattaaGAATGTTGTCCCAACATGCTGATGCGAGAGAAGCGGCAGCTGCTGAAGGTGTTAATCTGAGAGATAATTCTTATAATATTCCTAATAAGATTTAAGATTAAAACCATGACCTCTCTTCAACCTCAGCCTGATTATATTTCTCCTTTGATACAAATAGTACCTTCCAAGtatacattaaatttcctggaATGCGTGCGTGGGGCCTCACGGGCTTGAGGGGGTCAAAGTGGGGCTATTGTGATGCTAACTTGCTGTCACAGCGCATTTCCCGCGTGGGTTTTTGATGAGGCCGTGGCTAAAAAAACGTACGTATCCATCACCCTTGTATTTTTCCACCGGCGGCAGGAAGGGGAAAGGGGCGCGAACTTGGGGAATTAAGCGTCAACCTTTATTGTTCTCGCATCGGTACGGGAGGACGCGAAGACGGCGTTCCCATGATCCGGATGCGCGTGGCGCTCATGACTTCCCTGGTGACCTTTTTTGACCTTGGGAGATAAGGTGTGGAAAAATGCAGGGTGTCCAATTTGATCAAATCCTTCCGCTTTTATTCGGGAAACACGGGATCGGATGGAGGTTAaaagattgaattgaatggattGCTTTTGTTGACATTATATGAGGAGAATGAGATTTAGTgatgatttcatgtgggccggatggaccattttagatataatattttgattttttttaatataaatggattaaaagaactggattaaaagccatgatttttaatatattcttagattttactcaatgacttttgaactaaaaacagaaaaaatatatacaaaaatgacaattattgattcaaaagagggaaaatcaagaaatttaatacaatttcccgggccacacacaatgatgtggtgggccagatttggccctcgggccgccactttgacacctgtaatgtaaagtatttaaaagtcacttgttgctaggcagatatgaaaatagaaaatatgaatagcTGTAATtaatttggttttttttgtttacatttatattAGAAAGTGGTCTGAAAACTGGGGCATTATGCCAAATTACAGCCcaacattttaataatttaataattatgTATATAATTAAATTAGTGTCACCTGTGCTGTACATATGGCAGGATTGATTTCACAATTACTTAAAAGTTATATGATATAGCGTGTGAATCGTGTTTAAAGCATGCAATAATGTGTCTTATGCGTACAAAAGCGTGTTTTTTGGTATAAGTTCATAATTATGTTGCACTTGTTATTTGTTTGTAACACACGCGGTTGTCCACGATGCTGCAGCAACTTCTGATTGGGTTCTTACTGTCCAATTATGACAAAAGCTGGGAACAACGTGCTTGAAGTAGCGTGATAATGTCAACATACgttaaacataaatataaaatatcaatGTTAAGTACTTACATGTTGATGTGGACGCTGTgttgtcatatttttcattttctgctcAGATGAGAAATCTGTCATAATTCAAATTACATGCGTTCGTGAACGCGGAAGAGACGCATGGTTTTACTTGAATGCGATTGGACAACAAAAAGACTACCCGAATTTGCCTTGCATCGCGACTTCTGATTGGTTGAGAGTGGAGTTAACATTATGTTGCGTTCAAGGAATCGGAACTTCACTCTAACGCCGTTCCCGAtaggcaataaaaaaatagaactttatgaacaaaaacaattaaagaaaaaatgaaaataatcccAACTTTCTCTCGAAAAACTTCACTATCAATTcattcgtttttatttttttgttataaagtaAAACACAAACAAGGCAGAATCAATAAGTGCTCAAAACGCAAACTTCCCTTGAACACAAACCCAACCAGAAGCATTTAAATTGTACAATAAACCTTTAATAAATAGCTTCATTAGTTTCCCATATTTACATTGTAACCACCTCGACGTAAATGTCGCCAATACCTGTTTTCTTGGCTAATTTTAGGCACACAGAGAAAGGGCTAGAATGGGTGGGTTTCACTTCTTGTTTTGTTGTACTACGTTCTAATGTGCAACCAAAACCACCCTACAAGAAAAATAGGGGTAACAGAGGggaaagggggaggagcttccAAAAAATTCTGTCCTTTCAGGTCACTTTTATACAGTCTCCTCAGACTGATCAATTTACACTGAGTATCTCCAAATATACATTTTGGTCCagtatatgattttaaaaacaaacaaccaaaaaattgGCATAAAACACcttacatacacaaaaaaaaatgtatgtcagGTTGCACCAAACACCGTAATGTCTGTAATATGGCCGACACAATACAGGTTTCAAACCCTGCTGCACAGTTTGATTTGAACCATTCCACATtatgaatatgtatttttttaaacaaaaaaaatgtcactaacCAAAGTGAAATGCTTGTGAAGTGAAAGAAGATGGACATCCCATTTTTATATACCCCtcctaaaaacaatgttttaaaagGCTATACATATTTATCAAGATAAAAATAATCGTCTTAAATcagcagcaaaaaaagaaaaacaattcagacaaaacacaaaaaaaagcaaattaaaaaaatggcacaaacgTTAAACAAGATTGGCGAGTGACATGAAATGCACTTTGAAACTTacacagacacaaaaacaaTCGAGATTAATGGAGCTTATGAGGACATGGAGctgtaaaatatgatatttttttgtgtatttgtgaggGGGGGGTTCaccattttgggattttttgggtTTAGAAACAGTGTATGGAAATACTTCAATAAACTTGGTACATTTTAGGTTTACAGATGTGGAAAAATATAACCTGCGATGTACATAAAAAGGGTGGAAAAGGTTGAAAACAGAccacaaaagagagaaaaatgggGTTTTGAAGGAAGTCAGGTTAATCTAGACATGGGGGTTGTGTAGTGGGACAAAAGGGGAAAcccgatgaaaaaaaaatggggccgAAAAGGCAACGACAACAAGTTTTGGAGGCTCCGATGGGAGCAACACGGTCGGATTACAGTGCCTTCTCAGACCGTGGTCGTCATACAGGTTACGTAATAACCATTTacatatatctatgtatatatctatatatatatttgtcttAAGTCACTTCAAGGCAACATTTgttgaattaaaagaaaaagggaaaataatgactcacgttttttgtttgtttatgtgtatgtaaaGCAAATGAAAGGAAAAGTAGGGTTgcaaaattcctcaaaaaagtcAGGGTAGAGATGGtaattttttggagaaaattcctAAAAGGTGGgcaatttaaatcaaaatgggggaaaagtttttttgggagaattttgATTAAAACAAGTAGATTTGAACTacctgaatgttttttgttgttttttggggcatttgcaATGCAACTTTGaccatttttgaatgaaaaaaatggctttatcttgtttatttttaaataacttgaaaaaaatcgaactaaatattcatctttttgtTCTAAAACGTTAAAAACTTGAAATTAAACATTCACATCTATACCAAATATCTCCAAAATACCCTCAAATTAATTTTTTAGCTGCTACGGACATATTTTCACGggtattttttaaccattttcacCCATTAGCGACCCcattatagttaaaaaaaaggacaaagaagAGAACATTAAACTGACGCTTATGATCTCTACAGTGGTCTGCTttctcgcccccccccccccccccccccccaactcgGTATTTCCTCCCGACTGGCAGCATGTGACGAGTTAGTAACAGATTGAAACCCGGGCGCCACTCCAACACGCTCACAGTcagtcgcaaaaaaaaaaggggaaaaaaaaaaaaaacgagttcaAAATATGGTCCAATGTTATACGCTGCTGTCCTCCAGCAGAGGTTCTTTCCCCTCGGCCCCGCTGCCCTGTGGGCTGTGCGAGTGGCTCTGGGCGCCATTGCTGTGCTTTTTGTAAGCGCCGGGCCCTGTGTGCTCGGGAATGAACAGCGCCACCAACAGGGAGAGCAGCACTGAGCAGGCGCCAAAAAGGAAAGGGGGGCCTGGAATGATGGAGCTCTGGAAGGCGGGCAGTGggccaaacaaaaacataaaaagaggCAAAATGATCATAAATAAACTGTTGAAACTAAAAGAATGCATTTAACAAgactaaaatattaattatagACTTTGATTATGCCTTACAAaaggtgattttttaaaaatgtatttattagatATATTAGGAGGGGTGGGCAATTTGGCAAAAAGAccttatgatatttttttaaaatgttatttatctttttaaattatataatcCTGACATCCATTTTTATGAAGTTTTTTCTTGTCTAAGTTGTTATTAATACTGAACACTTATctcataaaatacatttttaaaattaattccaaaaaagtgtttttgagaGGCTTCTATTTCGctcataaaataaatacattttcaaaatgaatgccaaaaaaatgtttgagagGCTTGATTTTGTAGCAAAATTTTGATCGAAATATGTAAACATaaatgcaatacatttttttgacattttcgcAACATGTAAACTAAACACATGACCTTCATTCAGGCCACTTGAAAAGTTTCCCTCACAATTTCTTAGTATTTAAATGAGTGCCCTTTAAAAGTGTCATATTTCGCCATTTTTTCCCTTCCCCTCGACTCACCTCATCCGTAGGGTTGGCCATGTTAGGTTTCCCGCCTTTCTCCGAGGCGTCCGTGTTGGTCAGCTCCACGTGAAAAAGGTAGAAGACGAAACCGTAGAGCGCCGGGCCCAAGCCGTTGCACAGTCCCCGGATCCCCGTGATCATGCCCTGTACCACGCCTGCGGGAGGAGACAACCAATAAAACGGGGGTCTACATTTGCCTCGCGGCGTTCCGTAAACGACGAATGGCTCGCCTTGTTGATCCGGGTCGGCGTTGCGGGACACGATGGCGCTGATGGCGGGGAAGGTGATGCTGGACATGGCGGCCACGGCACCGGCGGCCCACATCATCCTGCCACACAGTAACAATAGTTCTCATATGACCTTAAATATATCCCTCAACCAAAGTGATGACATGCACTGAATTATGCAAGGCTTCCGCCTGGTGGCACAAACTGGTACTACATCAACATAGCTAGGTGAATGATATTCAATCTAGATGAGAACTATTGGGGAGGTTAAATTTAATGTTGACGTTATTATTGATCCTATCATTATTGTAACaatattatttgacattttcaagtctattttattttaaattatcctGTTTAAAGCATATTGGTTCTAAGGAATTAGTATACCaaagtgaccggacgtttggtcgccggtcttttagtcgatcagtactgtttaatagccaagtactgtttaatatccaagtactgttgaatatccaagtactgttgactatccaagtactgttgaatatccaagtactggttaatatccaagtactggttaatatccaagtactggttaatatccaagtactggttaatatccaagtattgttgaatatccaagtactgttgaatatccaagtactgtttaatatagaagtactgcttaatatccaagtactgcttaatatccaagtactgcttaatatctaagtacagcttaatatccaagtactgtttaatatccaagtactgtttaatatctaagtactgtttacgagctaataaaagaaaaagacttACCAGGGCTGCGAGCCAAAGCCATACCAGGCTAGCTGGAGAATCTGGAAGCCGAGACCCAGCAGGATGGTGTTCTTGTTCCCGATGGAACGCATTAGGATGCCCAGGACCAGCGTCTAGACGTGACGTGAAGGCACGGGAGAACATTTGAGCCCACCCCATTcgtcaaaaaaaatacctttacaGTCGACTGTATGTGGCACCTGAGCTAATATGGAGAGGATCCCCACAACGGCGATGAAGGCAGCTACCGTCTCTTGGGAGAAGCGGATGACCTGTcgattgttgacaaaaaatacatcaaaaggTGTCCCGGCAAATTCCACAGTTGTGCTTCAAATTGACATGCAGGGCACGAAATGAATAACATGATGGGATGTTGAGTTCAAGACAGGTTCTACCGGTTTAACTGACAGTTAGAAATGTCACCTGATGCGCTATTGCGTCCGTACAAGAATTGAGCGAGCGACCCGTAGACTGGGTGGTGTCGGCCGATGTGTTTACCTGTCTGAGATAGAGGAAGAAGCTGGAGTACTGGCCCGCCTCGGGGAGGTAGGAGAGAAAAACCGTGATGCAGATGAGCAGCACTGTGGAGTCTTGGCCCACTTTGCGCAGGGACTGAAAAAGAAGCACAACACCATTACAGGATTAgctgaaattaaacaaacactttgcaccccctttttaaaataaccGACACAGTCTATCCCAGGGTTGAGCAAACTTTTGggctcgggggccacattgactttaaaaatttgacagatgggccgagtcagcacaagatacgataacatataaaaaagtgcatctgttaacagtacatatgaaacataaacagaaaaaaggactcaagtattaacatattcatcactcattaaagtaaagagtataaagtacaaagtcaagtcaaaaggaaggtattaagaaatattaaaatgtcatttaaaataagatagaagggctgtaaaacacagaaaaaaataagagtggacag from Stigmatopora nigra isolate UIUO_SnigA chromosome 9, RoL_Snig_1.1, whole genome shotgun sequence encodes:
- the slc71a1-2 gene encoding MFSD14 family MFS transporter is translated as MTGEKKKKKRLNRSILLAKKIIIKDGGSPQGIGEPSVYHAVVVIFLEFFAWGLLTTPMLTVLHQTFPQHTFLMNGLIHGVKGLLSFLSAPLIGALSDVWGRKSFLLLTVFFTCAPIPLMKISPWWYFAVISMSGVFAVTFSVIFAYVADITQEHERSTAYGLVSATFAASLVTSPAIGAYLSEAYGDTLVVILATAIALLDICFILVAVPESLPEKMRPASWGAPISWEQADPFASLRKVGQDSTVLLICITVFLSYLPEAGQYSSFFLYLRQVIRFSQETVAAFIAVVGILSILAQTLVLGILMRSIGNKNTILLGLGFQILQLAWYGFGSQPWMMWAAGAVAAMSSITFPAISAIVSRNADPDQQGVVQGMITGIRGLCNGLGPALYGFVFYLFHVELTNTDASEKGGKPNMANPTDESSIIPGPPFLFGACSVLLSLLVALFIPEHTGPGAYKKHSNGAQSHSHSPQGSGAEGKEPLLEDSSV